From the genome of Zalophus californianus isolate mZalCal1 chromosome 6, mZalCal1.pri.v2, whole genome shotgun sequence, one region includes:
- the NSMCE3 gene encoding non-structural maintenance of chromosomes element 3 homolog, protein MLQKPRSRGRPSSQAERDWGRGAAEEAPSTSRGAGSSQETRSTSSQGSRRAEACPEVGPRSQQQLELKVAELVQFLLIKDQKKIPIKRTDILKHVIGDYKDIFPDLLKLAAERLEYVFGYKLVELEPKSNTYILINTLEPVEEDAEVRGDQGTPTTGLLMIVLGLIFMKGNTIKETEVWDFLRRLGVYPTKKHLVFGDPKKLITEEFVRQRYLEYRRIPHTDPVDYELQWGPRTNLETSKMKVLKFVAKVHNQDPKDWPAQYCEALADEEARARPETGGPAASS, encoded by the coding sequence ATGTTGCAGAAACCGAGGAGCCGGGGCCGCCCTAGCTCCCAGGCGGAGAGGGACTGGGGCCGCGGCGCGGCCGAGGAGGCCCCGAGCACCTCCCGCGGGGCGGGCAGCTCCCAGGAGACCCGGAGCACATCGTCGCAGGGCTCCCGCCGGGCCGAGGCCTGCCCGGAGGTGGGGCCCAGGTCCCAGCAGCAGCTGGAGCTGAAGGTGGCCGAGCTGGTGCAGTTCTTGCTGATTAAGGACCAGAAGAAGATCCCGATCAAGCGCACTGACATACTGAAGCACGTCATCGGGGACTACAAGGACATCTTCCCTGACCTCCTTAAACTGGCTGCCGAGCGCCTCGAGTACGTCTTCGGGTACAAGCTGGTGGAACTGGAACCCAAAAGCAACACCTACATCCTGATCAACACTCTGGAACCGGTGGAGGAGGATGCCGAGGTGAGAGGCGATCAGGGCACGCCCACCACCGGCCTCCTGATGATTGTTTTAGGTCTCATCTTTATGAAGGGCAATACCATCAAGGAAACGGAGGTCTGGGACTTCCTGCGTCGCTTAGGGGTGTACCCCACAAAAAAGCATTTAGTCTTTGGGGACCCAAAGAAACTTATTACCGAAGAATTCGTGCGGCAGCGTTACCTGGAGTACCGGCGGATACCCCACACTGATCCTGTAGACTATGAGTTACAGTGGGGCCCCCGAACCAACCTGGAAACCAGCAAGATGAAAGTTCTTAAGTTTGTAGCCAAAGTCCATAATCAAGACCCCAAGGACTGGCCAGCACAGTACTGTGAGGCTTTGGCAGATGAGGAGGCCAGAGCCAGACCTGAGACAGGTGGCCCAGCCGCCTCCTCTTGA